The Pseudomonas kermanshahensis genome includes a window with the following:
- a CDS encoding inorganic phosphate transporter, whose protein sequence is MIDLFSGLDAWVLVSLLLALTFVLAFEFINGFHDTANAVATVIYTKAMPPHLAVFFSGVFNFLGVLLGGVGVAYAIVHLLPVELLINVNTGHGLAMVFSLLAAAITWNLGTWYFGIPASSSHTLIGSILGVGLANALINDIPLGDGVNWQKAIDIAMSLVVSPMAGFAVAALVLIGLKWWRPLSKMHKTPEQRRKLDDKKHPPFWNRLVLVISAMGVSFVHGSNDGQKGIGLIMLVLIGIVPAKFVLDLNSTTYQIERTRDATLHMSQFYERNAATLGEFLALGKAKASDLPEQFSCNPQQTEPTIAALQASLKGVTDYHTLDAEKRVEVRRYLLCLDDTAKKVGKLPGLDAREKADLEKLRKDLTATTEYAPFWVIVAVALALGLGTMVGWKRVVLTVGEKIGKQGMTYAQGMSAQITAACAIGMANVFSLPVSTTHVLSSGVAGTMVANKSGLQGGTVKTILLAWILTLPASMGLAAGLFWLASKAIG, encoded by the coding sequence ATGATCGATTTATTCAGCGGACTGGATGCCTGGGTGTTGGTGAGCCTCCTGCTCGCCTTGACCTTCGTACTCGCCTTCGAGTTCATCAATGGCTTTCATGACACCGCCAACGCGGTAGCTACCGTCATCTATACCAAAGCCATGCCGCCGCACCTCGCCGTGTTCTTCTCCGGCGTGTTCAACTTCCTCGGCGTTCTGCTCGGTGGTGTCGGGGTGGCCTATGCCATCGTTCACCTGCTGCCGGTAGAGCTGCTGATCAATGTGAACACCGGACACGGCCTGGCCATGGTCTTCTCGCTGTTGGCTGCGGCCATCACCTGGAACCTGGGCACCTGGTACTTCGGTATCCCGGCTTCCAGCTCGCACACGCTGATCGGCTCGATCCTCGGTGTTGGCCTGGCCAACGCCCTGATCAACGACATCCCGCTGGGCGATGGCGTCAACTGGCAGAAGGCGATCGACATCGCCATGTCGCTGGTGGTCTCGCCCATGGCCGGTTTCGCGGTCGCTGCGCTGGTGCTGATCGGCCTTAAATGGTGGCGCCCGCTGTCCAAGATGCACAAGACGCCTGAACAGCGCCGCAAGCTCGACGACAAGAAGCACCCGCCGTTCTGGAACCGCCTGGTACTGGTGATTTCGGCCATGGGCGTAAGCTTCGTGCACGGTTCCAACGATGGCCAGAAAGGCATTGGCCTGATCATGCTGGTGCTGATCGGTATCGTGCCGGCCAAGTTCGTGCTCGACCTGAACAGCACCACCTACCAGATCGAACGCACCCGCGACGCCACCCTGCACATGAGCCAGTTCTACGAGCGCAATGCCGCCACCCTGGGTGAGTTCCTGGCGTTGGGCAAGGCCAAGGCGAGCGACCTGCCGGAACAGTTCAGTTGCAACCCGCAGCAGACCGAGCCGACCATCGCCGCACTGCAGGCCTCGCTCAAGGGCGTGACCGACTACCACACCCTGGATGCCGAGAAGCGCGTGGAAGTTCGCCGCTACCTGCTCTGCCTGGATGACACGGCGAAAAAGGTCGGCAAGCTGCCAGGCCTGGATGCCCGTGAAAAGGCAGACCTTGAGAAGCTGCGCAAAGACCTCACCGCCACCACCGAATACGCACCGTTCTGGGTGATCGTGGCCGTTGCCCTGGCCTTGGGCCTGGGTACCATGGTCGGCTGGAAGCGCGTGGTCCTGACCGTTGGCGAGAAGATCGGCAAGCAGGGCATGACCTACGCCCAGGGCATGTCGGCGCAGATCACAGCGGCCTGTGCCATCGGCATGGCCAACGTGTTCAGCCTGCCGGTATCGACCACCCACGTGTTGTCGTCCGGCGTGGCCGGTACCATGGTCGCCAACAAGAGCGGCCTGCAAGGCGGCACCGTGAAGACCATCCTGCTGGCCTGGATCCTGACCCTGCCTGCCTCGATGGGCTTGGCAGCTGGCCTGTTCTGGCTGGCGTCCAAGGCGATCGGCTGA
- a CDS encoding MFS family transporter — protein MTSTYYTGEERSKRIFAIVGASSGNLVEWFDFYVYAFCAIYFAPAFFPSDDPTVQLLNTAGVFAAGFLMRPIGGWIFGRLADRHGRKNSLMISVLMMCAGSLMIACLPTYGSIGTWAPALLLLARLIQGLSVGGEYGTTATYMSEVALRGQRGFFASFQYVTLIGGQLLAVLVVVILQQLLTEDELRAWGWRIPFVVGAVAALISLMLRRSLHETSNAETRNDKDAGSISGLFRNHAAAFITVLGYTAGGSLIFYTFTTYMQKYLVNTAGMNAKSASYVMTGALFLFMILQPFFGMLSDRIGRRNSMLLFGALGTLFTVPLLMALKTVTSPFLAFVLISLALCIVSFYTSISGLVKAEMFPPQVRALGVGLAYAVANAMFGGSAEYVALGLKTLGMENTFYWYVTAMMAVAFLFSLRLPKQAAYLHHDD, from the coding sequence ATGACCTCAACCTATTACACCGGCGAAGAACGCAGCAAGCGTATCTTCGCGATCGTCGGTGCCTCTTCAGGCAACCTGGTGGAATGGTTCGACTTCTACGTCTACGCCTTCTGCGCGATCTACTTCGCCCCGGCCTTCTTCCCCTCCGACGACCCCACTGTGCAGTTGCTCAACACCGCCGGTGTGTTCGCAGCGGGCTTCCTGATGCGCCCCATTGGTGGCTGGATCTTTGGCCGCCTGGCCGACCGCCATGGCCGCAAGAATTCCCTGATGATCTCGGTGCTGATGATGTGCGCCGGGTCCTTGATGATTGCCTGCCTGCCGACCTACGGCAGCATTGGTACCTGGGCGCCGGCGCTGCTATTGCTCGCCCGCTTGATCCAAGGCCTGTCGGTAGGTGGCGAGTACGGCACCACGGCGACCTACATGAGTGAAGTGGCACTGCGCGGCCAGCGCGGTTTCTTCGCCTCGTTCCAATACGTGACCCTGATCGGCGGCCAGTTACTGGCGGTGCTGGTGGTGGTCATCCTGCAGCAGTTGCTGACCGAGGACGAACTGCGTGCCTGGGGCTGGCGTATTCCGTTCGTGGTCGGTGCCGTGGCCGCGCTGATCTCGCTGATGCTGCGTCGCTCGCTGCACGAAACCAGCAACGCCGAAACCCGCAATGACAAAGACGCCGGCTCGATCAGCGGCTTGTTCCGCAATCACGCCGCGGCGTTCATCACCGTGCTGGGGTACACCGCCGGCGGTTCGCTGATCTTCTACACCTTCACCACCTACATGCAGAAGTACCTGGTCAACACGGCCGGGATGAACGCCAAGAGTGCCAGCTATGTGATGACGGGGGCGCTGTTCCTGTTCATGATCTTGCAGCCGTTCTTCGGCATGCTGTCCGACCGTATCGGCCGGCGTAACTCGATGCTGCTGTTCGGCGCCTTGGGCACGCTGTTCACCGTGCCCCTGTTGATGGCGCTGAAGACCGTGACCAGCCCGTTCCTGGCGTTCGTGCTGATCAGCCTGGCCTTGTGTATCGTCAGTTTCTACACCTCGATCAGCGGCCTGGTAAAAGCGGAGATGTTCCCGCCGCAGGTGCGCGCACTGGGTGTGGGCCTTGCGTATGCGGTGGCCAACGCCATGTTCGGCGGGTCGGCTGAATACGTGGCCTTGGGCCTGAAGACCCTGGGCATGGAAAACACCTTCTACTGGTACGTGACGGCCATGATGGCGGTGGCCTTCTTGTTCAGCCTGCGCCTGCCGAAGCAGGCGGCGTACCTGCACCATGACGATTAA
- the pcaR gene encoding pca regulon transcriptional regulator PcaR gives MSDETAANESANPESARPAAPALAPPIVASPAKRIQAFTGDPDFMTSLARGLAVIQAFQERKRHLTIAQISHRTEIPRAAVRRCLHTLIKLGYATTDGRTYSLLPKVLTLGHAYLSSTPLAISAQPYLDRISDQLHEAANMATLEGDDILYIARSATVERLISVDLSVGGRLPAYCTSMGRILLAAMDDTSLREYLDRADLKPRTSRTLHDAESLFACIQQVRAQGWCVVDQELEQGLRSIAVPIYDASGQVLAALNVSTHVGRVTRSELEQRFLPILLAASRDLCHQLFG, from the coding sequence ATGAGCGACGAAACAGCGGCCAACGAATCTGCCAACCCAGAGTCGGCACGCCCTGCCGCACCCGCCCTGGCGCCGCCGATCGTGGCATCGCCGGCCAAGCGTATTCAGGCGTTTACTGGCGACCCGGATTTCATGACCTCCCTCGCGCGTGGGCTGGCGGTTATCCAGGCGTTTCAGGAGCGCAAGCGCCACCTGACCATCGCCCAGATCAGCCACCGCACCGAAATCCCTCGCGCAGCCGTGCGCCGTTGCCTGCATACCTTGATCAAGCTGGGCTACGCGACGACTGACGGGCGCACGTATTCACTGCTGCCCAAGGTGCTGACCCTGGGCCATGCCTACCTGTCGTCGACGCCGTTGGCGATTTCTGCGCAGCCGTACCTGGACCGCATCAGTGACCAACTGCACGAGGCGGCCAACATGGCCACCCTCGAAGGTGACGACATCCTTTATATAGCCCGATCGGCGACCGTGGAGCGGTTGATCTCGGTCGACCTGTCGGTAGGCGGGCGCTTGCCGGCCTACTGCACGTCGATGGGGCGCATTCTGCTGGCGGCGATGGACGACACCAGCCTGCGCGAGTACCTCGACCGGGCTGACCTCAAGCCGCGTACCAGCCGCACCTTGCACGATGCCGAATCGTTGTTTGCCTGCATTCAGCAGGTGCGAGCCCAGGGCTGGTGCGTGGTGGACCAGGAACTGGAGCAAGGGCTGCGTTCTATCGCCGTGCCGATTTATGACGCTTCGGGGCAGGTGCTGGCTGCCTTGAACGTCAGCACCCACGTCGGGCGTGTGACGCGCAGCGAACTGGAGCAGCGCTTCTTGCCGATCCTGCTGGCGGCCAGCCGGGACCTTTGCCATCAATTGTTCGGGTGA
- a CDS encoding LysR family transcriptional regulator, protein MDLRQLRYFIALNEYRSFVRAAEAMGITQPAFSRAIQGLEQTFGCALVDRASKALPPTPEGLVVLQHARRLVQGAAQLSNEVLQMTKLDAGELHFGSGPALAVRLVPDALRHFIDSHPGIRTSLLVDNAERLGQALRREQIEFFVDDIRPFEADPNFHTEPLSPRPGLFFCRPGHPLLAKDSLSTNDLFTYPLASALLAPGVRKRLANLSGRSDFTPHLQTEHLAVLRSVVQASNAIGTASEEAVAEDLAAGRLVRLHWRNLPPALEVLSVRCGVVSRSGYRLSPAARAMIETLVGLDAPLRSAAIR, encoded by the coding sequence ATGGACCTCCGTCAACTGCGCTACTTCATCGCCCTCAACGAATACCGCAGTTTTGTCCGCGCCGCTGAAGCCATGGGCATCACCCAACCTGCATTCAGCCGCGCCATCCAGGGCCTGGAGCAGACATTCGGCTGCGCCCTGGTAGACCGCGCCAGCAAGGCACTGCCACCCACCCCCGAAGGCTTGGTGGTGCTGCAGCACGCACGCCGCCTCGTGCAAGGTGCCGCGCAGTTGAGCAACGAAGTGCTACAGATGACCAAGCTCGACGCTGGCGAGTTGCACTTCGGCAGCGGCCCGGCCCTGGCTGTTCGCCTGGTCCCCGATGCCTTGCGCCACTTCATCGACAGCCACCCGGGTATTCGTACCTCGCTGCTGGTGGACAATGCCGAGCGCCTCGGCCAGGCACTGCGCCGTGAGCAGATCGAATTCTTCGTCGACGACATCCGCCCGTTCGAGGCCGACCCCAACTTCCATACCGAGCCGCTTTCGCCACGCCCTGGCCTGTTCTTCTGCCGCCCCGGCCACCCGTTGCTGGCCAAGGACAGCCTGTCGACCAACGACCTGTTCACCTACCCGCTGGCCAGCGCCCTGCTCGCGCCCGGTGTGCGCAAGCGTCTGGCCAACCTGAGCGGGCGCAGCGACTTCACCCCACACCTGCAGACCGAACACCTGGCGGTGCTGCGCAGTGTCGTGCAGGCCAGTAATGCAATCGGTACCGCCAGCGAAGAAGCCGTTGCCGAAGACCTGGCGGCCGGCCGCCTGGTGCGCCTGCACTGGCGCAACCTGCCGCCCGCACTGGAAGTGCTCAGCGTGCGCTGCGGCGTGGTCAGCCGCAGCGGCTACCGGTTGTCACCGGCGGCGCGGGCGATGATCGAGACGCTGGTGGGGCTGGATGCGCCCCTGCGGAGTGCTGCCATTCGCTGA
- a CDS encoding DUF962 domain-containing protein produces MKNLEEHLSQYANYHRDPRNIATHFIGIPLIVLAVTILLSRPGWDIAGIWLSPALLAAAASVWFYLRLDLRFGLVMGLLLGLCLWVGQVLAVQSTGLWLGAGLGAFVLGWIIQFVGHYYEGRKPAFVDDISGLIIGPLFVVAEAAFMLGLCPALKRAVEANAGPVTLRSM; encoded by the coding sequence ATGAAAAACCTCGAAGAGCACCTGAGCCAGTACGCCAATTACCACCGCGACCCGCGCAACATCGCCACCCATTTCATCGGCATTCCACTGATCGTGCTGGCCGTGACCATTCTGCTGTCACGCCCAGGCTGGGACATTGCAGGCATCTGGCTGTCACCTGCCCTGCTGGCGGCCGCCGCCTCGGTGTGGTTCTACCTGCGCCTGGACCTGCGCTTCGGGCTGGTCATGGGCCTGCTGCTGGGGCTGTGCCTGTGGGTTGGCCAGGTACTGGCGGTGCAAAGCACCGGGCTGTGGCTGGGGGCTGGGCTGGGGGCATTTGTGCTGGGCTGGATCATCCAGTTCGTCGGCCACTACTACGAGGGCCGCAAGCCGGCGTTCGTCGACGACATCAGCGGGCTGATCATCGGGCCGCTGTTCGTGGTGGCCGAAGCTGCATTCATGCTGGGGTTGTGCCCCGCGCTGAAGCGGGCCGTGGAAGCCAACGCCGGGCCGGTAACACTGAGGTCGATGTAG
- the pcaD gene encoding 3-oxoadipate enol-lactonase: protein MAHLQLADGVLNYQIDGPADAPVLVLSNSLGTDLGMWDTQIPVWSEHFRVLRYDTRGHGDSLVTAGPYSIEQLGRDVVALLDALDINKAHFVGLSMGGLIGQWLGINAGERLASLTLCNTAAKIGSDEVWNPRIDTVLKGGQQAMVELRDASIARWFTPAFAQAQPEQAQRICQMLAQTQPEGYAANCAAVRDADYREQVQRIQVPTLIVAGTEDVVTTPEHGRFMQAAIKGAEYVDFPAAHLSNVEIGERFSRRVLDFLLAH from the coding sequence GTGGCGCATTTGCAACTGGCCGATGGCGTACTGAACTATCAAATCGATGGCCCGGCGGATGCTCCGGTGCTGGTCTTGTCCAACTCCCTCGGCACCGACCTGGGCATGTGGGACACGCAGATCCCCGTGTGGAGCGAGCACTTCCGTGTGCTGCGTTATGACACCCGCGGCCACGGCGATTCGCTGGTGACCGCCGGCCCGTACAGCATCGAGCAACTGGGCCGCGACGTCGTGGCCTTGCTCGACGCCCTGGACATCAACAAGGCGCACTTCGTCGGCCTGTCGATGGGCGGCCTGATCGGCCAGTGGCTGGGCATCAACGCCGGCGAACGCCTGGCCAGCCTGACCCTGTGCAACACCGCCGCCAAGATTGGCAGCGATGAGGTCTGGAACCCGCGTATCGACACCGTGCTCAAGGGCGGCCAACAGGCCATGGTCGAGCTGCGCGACGCGTCCATTGCCCGCTGGTTCACCCCGGCCTTCGCCCAGGCGCAGCCCGAGCAGGCCCAGCGTATCTGCCAGATGCTCGCGCAGACCCAGCCTGAGGGCTATGCGGCCAACTGCGCTGCGGTACGCGACGCCGACTACCGCGAGCAGGTTCAGCGTATCCAAGTGCCGACGCTGATCGTTGCCGGTACTGAAGACGTGGTGACCACGCCGGAACATGGCCGTTTCATGCAGGCGGCTATCAAGGGTGCCGAGTATGTCGATTTCCCGGCAGCGCACCTGTCCAACGTCGAGATTGGCGAGCGCTTCAGCCGCCGTGTACTCGACTTCCTGCTGGCCCACTGA
- the pcaC gene encoding 4-carboxymuconolactone decarboxylase: protein MDEKQRYDAGMQVRRAVLGDAHVDRSLEKLNDFNGEFQEMITRHAWGDIWTRPGLPRHTRSLITIAMLIGMNRNDELKLHLRAAANNGVTRDEIKEVLMQSAIYCGIPAANATFHLAESVWDELGVESRA, encoded by the coding sequence ATGGATGAGAAACAACGCTACGACGCGGGCATGCAAGTGCGCCGCGCGGTGCTGGGCGATGCCCACGTGGACCGCAGCCTGGAGAAGCTCAACGACTTCAATGGCGAGTTTCAGGAAATGATCACTCGCCATGCCTGGGGTGATATCTGGACCCGCCCCGGCCTGCCGCGCCATACCCGCAGCCTGATCACCATCGCCATGCTGATCGGCATGAACCGCAACGACGAGCTCAAGCTGCACTTGCGCGCCGCTGCCAACAATGGCGTGACCCGTGACGAGATCAAGGAAGTGCTGATGCAGAGCGCGATCTATTGCGGTATTCCGGCAGCCAATGCCACCTTCCACCTGGCGGAGTCGGTGTGGGATGAGCTGGGGGTTGAGTCGCGCGCTTGA
- a CDS encoding MFS transporter, with translation MNQPQTNVGKCLDVQSFINDQPLSRYQWRVVLLCFLIVFLDGLDTAAMGFIAPALSQEWGIDRASLGPVMSAALIGMVFGALGSGPLADRFGRKGVLVAAVLVFGGFSLASAYATNVDQLLVLRFLTGLGLGAGMPNATTLLSEYTPERLKSLLVTSMFCGFNLGMAGGGFISAKMIPAYGWHSLLVIGGVLPLLLAVVLLVWLPESARFLVVRNRGTDKVRKTLAPIAPQVVAQAASFSVPEQKAVAARNVFAVIFSGTYGLGTMLLWLTYFMGLVIVYLLTSWLPTLMRDSGASMEQAAFIGALFQFGGVLSAVGVGWAMDRFNPHKVIGIFYLLAGVFAYAVGQSLGNITLLATLVLVAGMCVNGAQSAMPSLAARFYPTQGRATGVSWMLGIGRFGAILGAWSGATLLGLGWNFEQVLTALLVPAALATVGVVVKGLVSHADAT, from the coding sequence ATGAACCAACCGCAAACCAACGTCGGCAAATGCCTCGACGTCCAGTCGTTCATCAACGACCAGCCGCTGTCCCGCTATCAATGGCGCGTCGTGCTGCTGTGTTTTCTGATCGTTTTCCTCGATGGCCTGGACACTGCCGCCATGGGCTTCATCGCCCCGGCCTTGTCGCAGGAGTGGGGCATCGACCGCGCCAGCCTCGGCCCGGTCATGAGTGCCGCGTTGATCGGCATGGTGTTCGGCGCACTGGGCTCAGGCCCACTGGCCGACCGTTTCGGGCGTAAAGGCGTGCTGGTGGCTGCCGTGCTGGTGTTCGGCGGCTTCAGCCTGGCCTCGGCCTACGCGACCAATGTCGACCAGTTGTTGGTCCTGCGCTTCCTCACCGGGCTTGGCCTGGGTGCGGGTATGCCGAATGCGACGACGCTGCTGTCCGAGTACACCCCTGAGCGGCTCAAATCGCTGCTGGTGACCAGCATGTTCTGCGGCTTCAACCTGGGCATGGCGGGCGGTGGGTTTATCTCTGCGAAGATGATCCCGGCGTATGGCTGGCATAGCCTGCTGGTGATCGGTGGCGTGCTGCCGCTGTTGCTGGCGGTGGTGCTGCTGGTCTGGTTGCCGGAGTCAGCACGCTTCCTGGTAGTGCGTAATCGCGGTACGGATAAAGTGCGCAAAACCCTGGCGCCGATTGCGCCGCAGGTAGTGGCCCAGGCGGCCAGCTTCAGCGTGCCGGAGCAAAAGGCGGTGGCGGCGCGCAACGTATTTGCGGTCATCTTCTCCGGCACCTACGGCCTGGGCACGATGTTGCTGTGGCTGACTTACTTCATGGGCTTGGTGATTGTCTACCTGTTGACCAGCTGGCTGCCGACCCTGATGCGTGACAGCGGGGCCAGCATGGAGCAGGCGGCGTTCATTGGCGCACTGTTCCAGTTTGGCGGCGTGCTGAGCGCAGTCGGGGTGGGCTGGGCCATGGACCGCTTCAACCCGCACAAGGTCATCGGCATTTTCTACCTGCTGGCCGGGGTGTTTGCCTACGCGGTGGGGCAGAGCCTGGGCAACATCACCCTGCTCGCCACCCTGGTGCTGGTCGCTGGCATGTGCGTTAACGGTGCGCAGTCGGCCATGCCGTCGCTGGCTGCCCGCTTCTACCCAACCCAAGGGCGTGCCACGGGCGTTTCGTGGATGCTGGGCATCGGCCGCTTTGGTGCGATCCTCGGCGCCTGGAGTGGTGCGACGCTGCTGGGCCTGGGCTGGAATTTCGAACAGGTGCTGACAGCGCTGCTGGTGCCGGCGGCATTGGCGACGGTGGGTGTGGTCGTGAAAGGACTGGTCAGCCACGCGGACGCGACCTGA
- a CDS encoding 3-carboxy-cis,cis-muconate cycloisomerase: MTYRADNQLFDAYFTAPAMREIFSDRGRLQGMLDFEAALARAEAAAGLVPHSAVAAIEAACKAERYDAGALADAIASAGNSAIPLVKALGKVIASGVPEAERYVHLGATSQDAMDTGLVLQLRDALDLIEADLAQLADTLARQALQHADTPMVGRTWLQHATPVTLGMKLAGVLGALTRHRQRLQELRPRLLCLQFGGASGSLAALGSKAMPVAEGLAEQLKLHLPEQPWHTQRDRLVEFASVLGLIAGSLGKFGRDVSLLMQTEAGEVFEPSAPGKGGSSTMPHKRNPVGAAVLIGAATRVPGLLSTLFAAMPQEHERSLGLWHAEWETLPDICCLVSGALRQAQVIAEGMQVDAERMRRNLDLTQGLVLAEAVSIVLAQRLGRDRAHHLLEQCCQRAVAEQRHLRAVLGDEPQVSAELSAEELDRLLDPAHYLGQARVWVARAVAEHQRFTA; the protein is encoded by the coding sequence ATGACGTACCGTGCGGACAACCAGCTGTTCGATGCCTACTTCACCGCGCCGGCCATGCGCGAGATTTTCTCAGACCGTGGCCGCCTGCAGGGCATGCTCGATTTCGAAGCCGCCCTGGCCCGCGCCGAAGCGGCCGCCGGGCTGGTGCCGCACAGTGCGGTGGCGGCCATTGAGGCGGCCTGCAAGGCTGAGCGTTACGACGCTGGCGCCCTGGCCGATGCCATTGCCAGTGCTGGCAACTCGGCGATCCCGTTGGTGAAGGCGCTGGGCAAAGTGATCGCCAGCGGCGTGCCCGAGGCCGAGCGCTACGTGCACCTGGGCGCCACCAGCCAGGACGCCATGGATACCGGGCTGGTACTGCAACTGCGCGATGCCCTCGACCTGATCGAGGCAGACCTCGCTCAACTGGCCGATACCCTGGCGCGCCAGGCCTTGCAACATGCCGACACCCCGATGGTGGGGCGTACCTGGCTGCAACACGCCACGCCGGTCACCTTGGGCATGAAGCTGGCCGGTGTGCTGGGCGCGCTGACCCGTCATCGCCAGCGGCTTCAGGAGCTGCGCCCGCGCCTGCTGTGCTTGCAGTTCGGTGGTGCGTCCGGCAGCCTGGCTGCGTTGGGCAGCAAAGCCATGCCGGTGGCCGAGGGCCTGGCCGAGCAGCTCAAGCTGCACTTGCCCGAGCAACCCTGGCACACCCAGCGCGACCGGCTGGTGGAATTTGCCTCGGTGCTGGGCCTGATCGCCGGTAGCCTCGGCAAGTTTGGCCGCGATGTCAGCTTGCTGATGCAGACCGAGGCGGGGGAGGTGTTCGAGCCTTCCGCGCCAGGTAAAGGTGGTTCGTCGACCATGCCGCACAAACGCAACCCAGTGGGTGCCGCCGTGCTGATCGGTGCCGCTACCCGCGTACCGGGCCTGTTGTCGACCTTGTTCGCTGCCATGCCTCAAGAACATGAACGCAGCCTTGGCCTGTGGCATGCCGAGTGGGAAACCCTGCCGGATATCTGCTGCCTGGTTTCTGGCGCCCTGCGCCAGGCCCAGGTGATTGCCGAAGGCATGCAGGTCGATGCCGAACGTATGCGCCGCAACCTCGACCTGACCCAGGGGCTGGTGCTGGCCGAGGCGGTCAGCATTGTCCTGGCTCAGCGCCTGGGCCGTGACCGTGCTCATCATTTGCTCGAGCAGTGCTGCCAGCGCGCCGTCGCCGAACAGCGCCACCTGCGTGCCGTGCTGGGTGACGAGCCGCAGGTCAGTGCCGAGTTGTCGGCAGAAGAACTCGATCGCTTGCTCGACCCTGCCCATTACCTTGGCCAGGCCCGCGTCTGGGTGGCGCGCGCCGTGGCCGAACATCAACGTTTCACTGCCTGA
- the pcaF gene encoding 3-oxoadipyl-CoA thiolase, producing the protein MRDVFICDAIRTPIGRFGGALAGVRADDLAAVPLKALIERNPSVQWDQVDEVFFGCANQAGEDNRNVARMALLLAGLPESIPGVTLNRLCASGMDAIGTAFRAIASGEMELAIAGGVESMSRAPFVMGKAESGYSRNMKLEDTTIGWRFINPLMKSQYGVDSMPETADNVADDYQVSRADQDAFALRSQQKAAAAQAAGFFAEEIVPVRIAHKKGETIVERDEHLRPETTLEALTKLKPVNGPDKTVTAGNASGVNDGAAALILASAEAVKKHGLTPRARVLGMASGGVAPRVMGIGPVPAVRKLTERLGVAMSDFDVIELNEAFASQGLAVLRELGVADDAPQVNPNGGAIALGHPLGMSGARLVLTALHQLEKSGGRKGLATMCVGVGQGLALAIERV; encoded by the coding sequence ATGCGCGACGTATTCATCTGTGACGCCATCCGCACCCCGATCGGCCGCTTCGGCGGCGCCCTGGCCGGCGTGCGCGCCGATGACCTGGCGGCAGTGCCGCTGAAGGCGCTGATCGAGCGTAACCCTTCGGTGCAGTGGGATCAGGTCGACGAAGTGTTCTTCGGCTGTGCCAACCAGGCCGGTGAAGACAACCGCAACGTGGCGCGCATGGCGCTGCTGCTGGCGGGCCTGCCTGAGAGCATTCCTGGCGTGACCCTGAACCGCCTGTGCGCATCGGGCATGGATGCCATCGGCACGGCGTTCCGCGCGATCGCCAGTGGCGAAATGGAATTGGCCATCGCCGGTGGCGTTGAGTCGATGTCGCGTGCACCCTTCGTGATGGGCAAGGCCGAAAGCGGCTACTCGCGCAACATGAAGCTTGAAGACACCACCATCGGCTGGCGTTTCATCAACCCGCTGATGAAGAGCCAGTACGGCGTCGATTCGATGCCGGAAACCGCTGATAACGTCGCTGACGATTACCAGGTGTCCCGCGCCGACCAAGATGCATTCGCGCTGCGCAGCCAGCAAAAGGCCGCCGCGGCCCAGGCAGCCGGCTTCTTCGCCGAAGAGATCGTGCCAGTGCGCATTGCCCACAAGAAGGGCGAAACTATCGTCGAGCGTGATGAACACCTGCGCCCGGAAACCACCCTGGAAGCATTGACCAAGCTCAAGCCGGTCAATGGCCCGGACAAGACCGTCACCGCAGGCAACGCGTCGGGTGTCAACGACGGTGCCGCGGCACTGATCCTGGCCTCGGCGGAAGCGGTGAAGAAACACGGCCTGACCCCACGTGCCCGGGTACTGGGCATGGCCAGCGGCGGCGTGGCTCCTCGGGTCATGGGTATTGGCCCGGTGCCAGCGGTGCGCAAGCTGACCGAGCGCCTGGGTGTGGCGATGAGCGACTTCGACGTGATCGAGCTGAACGAAGCGTTCGCCAGCCAAGGCCTGGCCGTGCTGCGTGAGCTGGGTGTGGCCGATGATGCGCCGCAGGTGAACCCCAATGGTGGCGCGATTGCCCTGGGCCACCCGCTGGGCATGAGTGGCGCGCGCCTGGTGCTGACGGCGTTGCATCAGTTGGAGAAGAGCGGCGGGCGTAAAGGCCTGGCGACCATGTGTGTGGGGGTAGGCCAAGGTTTGGCGTTGGCCATCGAGCGGGTTTGA